Proteins found in one Mesorhizobium sp. CAU 1732 genomic segment:
- a CDS encoding ABC transporter substrate-binding protein, which yields MTMSRRDVIRLAATTALTAALSTGSALATAKVRIGVLKFGTVSWELDTLKYHRFDAASGIDLDVVYFAGEDATNVALQAGEVDVIVSDWLWVSRLRSEGADLTLVPYSTAVGAIMVAQASPIRTIADLQEKKIGVAGGPLDKSWLLIQALARRDHGLDLPAANEIVFGAPPLLSQKAMQGELDAVLSFWHFCARLEANGFRRLIGAEDAAAALGAGGPVAALGYVFHDKWADENPDAAKGLVDASMQAKNLLARSDEEWLRLAPIVRADGKELETLRDRYREGIPARPIAEEEADAANLFRVLADIGSEKLVGNAPEMAPGTFWQGLADGG from the coding sequence ATGACGATGTCGAGACGGGACGTCATCCGACTGGCAGCGACGACGGCACTAACCGCGGCGTTGTCGACCGGTTCTGCGCTCGCCACTGCCAAAGTGCGCATCGGCGTCCTCAAATTCGGCACGGTAAGCTGGGAGCTCGACACACTGAAATATCATCGTTTCGACGCCGCCAGCGGCATCGATCTCGACGTCGTCTACTTCGCCGGCGAGGATGCGACCAACGTCGCGCTGCAGGCCGGCGAGGTCGACGTGATAGTCTCCGACTGGCTTTGGGTATCGCGGCTGCGCTCGGAAGGCGCTGATCTGACGCTGGTTCCCTATTCGACGGCCGTCGGTGCGATCATGGTCGCCCAGGCATCGCCCATCCGGACGATCGCCGACCTCCAGGAGAAGAAGATCGGCGTCGCGGGCGGGCCGCTCGACAAGAGCTGGCTGCTGATCCAGGCGCTGGCTAGGCGGGATCACGGCCTCGACCTGCCGGCCGCCAACGAGATCGTCTTCGGCGCGCCACCGCTGCTCTCGCAAAAGGCCATGCAGGGCGAACTCGATGCGGTGCTGAGTTTCTGGCACTTCTGCGCCCGGCTCGAAGCCAACGGTTTCCGTCGCCTGATCGGCGCGGAAGATGCCGCCGCAGCACTTGGCGCCGGCGGGCCGGTGGCAGCGCTCGGCTACGTCTTCCATGACAAATGGGCGGACGAGAACCCCGATGCCGCAAAGGGCCTCGTGGACGCTTCCATGCAGGCCAAGAATTTGCTCGCGCGTTCGGACGAGGAGTGGCTGCGCCTCGCACCGATCGTCCGCGCCGACGGCAAGGAGCTGGAGACGCTGCGGGACCGCTATCGCGAGGGCATCCCAGCGCGACCGATAGCAGAAGAAGAGGCCGACGCCGCCAATCTCTTTCGGGTCCTTGCGGATATCGGCAGCGAAAAGCTGGTCGGGAACGCGCCGGAGATGGCGCCGGGCACGTTCTGGCAAGGCCTTGCCGATGGGGGGTGA
- a CDS encoding cytochrome c family protein, which translates to MRFTAVFAALTFVSFVAGQAAAQDAAAGEKVFAKCKACHVADEDKNKIGPSLMGVIGKTAGTHAGFKYSKAMVEAGEGGLVWDEATLATYLHDPKAMVKGTKMAFVGLKKDDEVANVIAYLKQFTK; encoded by the coding sequence ATGCGCTTCACTGCAGTTTTCGCAGCCCTGACCTTCGTCTCCTTCGTCGCCGGTCAGGCTGCGGCACAGGATGCGGCAGCCGGTGAAAAGGTCTTTGCCAAATGCAAGGCCTGCCACGTCGCGGACGAAGACAAGAACAAGATCGGCCCCTCGCTGATGGGTGTCATCGGCAAAACAGCGGGAACCCATGCTGGTTTCAAATATTCGAAAGCAATGGTTGAGGCCGGAGAGGGCGGGCTCGTCTGGGACGAAGCGACCCTGGCAACCTATCTTCACGACCCCAAGGCGATGGTGAAGGGCACGAAAATGGCCTTCGTCGGCCTGAAGAAGGACGACGAGGTCGCGAATGTGATCGCCTATCTGAAACAGTTCACGAAATAG
- the rpe gene encoding ribulose-phosphate 3-epimerase, which yields MTARTIIAPSILSADFSKLGDEVEAVAAAGADWIHLDVMDGHFVPNITFGPPVIKAIRNRTTKVFDCHLMIAPADPYLAAFAEAGADIITVHAEAGPHLDRSLQMIRNLGKKAGVSLNPSTPESVIEYVLDRLDLVLLMTVNPGFGGQAFIPSVVEKVKRVKALMGRRPIHIEIDGGVTPETAPLVCAAGADVLVAGSAIFTGRGEAAYRENIAAIRAAADRAFGKAA from the coding sequence ATGACAGCCAGAACCATTATCGCGCCGTCCATCCTGTCGGCCGATTTTTCGAAACTCGGCGACGAAGTCGAGGCCGTCGCGGCAGCCGGCGCTGACTGGATTCATCTCGACGTGATGGATGGCCATTTCGTACCCAACATCACCTTCGGCCCGCCGGTCATCAAGGCCATCCGCAACCGCACGACCAAAGTCTTCGACTGCCACCTGATGATCGCGCCCGCAGATCCCTACCTCGCAGCCTTCGCCGAAGCCGGCGCCGACATCATTACGGTCCATGCAGAAGCCGGACCGCATCTCGACCGCTCGCTGCAGATGATCAGGAACCTCGGCAAGAAGGCCGGCGTCTCGCTCAACCCGTCAACGCCCGAAAGCGTCATCGAATATGTGCTCGACCGGCTCGATCTCGTGCTCCTGATGACGGTCAACCCCGGCTTCGGCGGCCAGGCCTTCATCCCTTCGGTGGTCGAGAAAGTGAAACGAGTGAAAGCGCTGATGGGTAGGCGGCCGATTCATATCGAGATCGACGGTGGCGTGACGCCCGAGACGGCACCGCTAGTCTGCGCCGCAGGCGCCGACGTGCTGGTCGCCGGTTCTGCGATCTTCACGGGTCGTGGCGAAGCAGCGTACCGCGAGAACATCGCCGCCATCCGCGCGGCCGCGGACCGCGCATTCGGCAAGGCTGCATGA
- the cbbX gene encoding CbbX protein, whose product MLDLADQAVLGDGDLVNLQAEFEASNIDEVIDKLDHELVGLKPIKTRIREIAALLLVDRLRKKFGISAETLTLHMNFTGNPGTGKTTVALRMAEILHRLGYVREGHLVSVTRDDLVGQYVGHTAPKTREVIKRAMGGVLFIDEAYYLYKPENERDYGQESIEILLQCMENNRDDLVVILAGYKNKMDRFFDSNPGMRSRIAHHLDFPDYSPAELKSIAEIMLAEQNYRLSEPAAAALEAYIPLRMRLPHFSNARSIRNALDRARLRQANRLFAARGEKLTRLDLITLEEPDIRGSRVFVEGKLDGDAADEVRG is encoded by the coding sequence ATGCTCGACTTGGCAGACCAGGCGGTTCTCGGCGACGGCGACCTGGTCAATCTGCAGGCGGAATTCGAGGCCTCGAACATCGACGAGGTGATCGACAAGCTCGACCACGAACTTGTCGGCCTGAAACCGATCAAGACACGTATCCGCGAAATTGCGGCGCTCCTTCTCGTCGACCGGCTGCGCAAGAAGTTCGGTATTTCCGCCGAGACGCTGACGCTCCACATGAATTTCACCGGCAATCCCGGTACCGGCAAGACGACGGTCGCGCTACGCATGGCCGAAATCCTGCATCGGCTGGGCTACGTCCGGGAAGGCCATCTCGTCTCGGTAACGCGCGACGATCTGGTCGGCCAGTATGTCGGCCATACCGCGCCGAAGACCCGCGAGGTAATCAAGCGCGCCATGGGCGGCGTGTTGTTCATCGACGAGGCCTATTATCTCTACAAGCCGGAGAATGAGCGCGACTACGGGCAGGAATCGATCGAGATCCTGCTGCAATGCATGGAGAACAACCGTGACGATCTGGTCGTGATCCTGGCCGGCTACAAGAACAAGATGGATCGCTTCTTCGACAGCAACCCGGGCATGCGCTCGCGTATCGCCCACCATCTCGATTTTCCCGACTACAGCCCGGCGGAACTGAAATCGATCGCCGAAATCATGCTGGCGGAACAGAACTACCGGCTGAGCGAACCGGCGGCGGCGGCGCTGGAAGCGTATATTCCGCTGAGGATGCGGCTGCCGCATTTTTCCAACGCGCGATCGATCCGAAATGCGCTGGATCGGGCGCGGCTGCGCCAGGCCAACCGCCTTTTCGCCGCGCGCGGCGAAAAGCTGACAAGGCTCGACCTGATCACCCTAGAGGAGCCGGACATACGCGGCAGCCGCGTTTTCGTCGAAGGCAAGCTCGATGGCGATGCAGCGGACGAGGTACGCGGATGA
- a CDS encoding ribulose bisphosphate carboxylase small subunit, whose protein sequence is MMTNPGNKVTQGQFSFLPDLTDAQISAQIKYALKNHWAVSVEYSDDPHPRNTYWEMYGNPMFDLKDPAGILMEINNCRKALPNMYVRVTAFDSSKGWEAPRMSFIVNRPPNEPGFRLLRQERDGRSQGYSIVPYATDRPEGERS, encoded by the coding sequence ATGATGACCAATCCCGGAAACAAGGTCACGCAGGGACAGTTCTCGTTCCTGCCCGACCTGACCGACGCGCAAATCTCGGCGCAGATCAAATACGCGCTGAAGAACCACTGGGCCGTGAGCGTCGAATATTCCGACGATCCGCATCCCCGCAATACTTATTGGGAGATGTACGGCAATCCGATGTTCGATCTGAAGGATCCCGCCGGCATCCTGATGGAAATCAACAATTGCCGCAAAGCGCTGCCCAACATGTATGTCCGCGTCACCGCCTTCGATTCGAGTAAGGGCTGGGAAGCGCCACGCATGTCGTTCATCGTCAACCGGCCGCCGAACGAACCGGGCTTCCGCCTGCTGCGCCAGGAGCGCGACGGCCGCAGCCAGGGTTATTCCATCGTGCCTTACGCAACGGACAGGCCCGAAGGCGAGCGGTCATAG
- a CDS encoding ribulose-bisphosphate carboxylase large subunit has protein sequence MPTIGTLAEGKERYKSGVIPYKKMGYWEPHYQPKDTDLIALFRITPQPGVDHEEAAAAIAGESSTATWTVVWTDRLTACELYRAKAFKSEPVPNTGPGTKTEQQYFATIAYDLDLFEPGSIANLTASIIGNVFGFKAVKALRLEDMRIPVAYLKTFQGPATGIVVERERLDKFGRPLLGATTKPKLGLSGRNYGRVVYEALKGGLDFVKDDENINSQPFMHWRDRFLYCMEAVNKASAATGEVKGHYLNVTAGTMEEMYERAEFAKSLGSAIIMIDLVIGYTAIQSMAKWARRNDMILHLHRAGNSTYSRQKNHGMNFRVICKWMRMAGVDHIHAGTVVGKLEGDPLMIKGFYDTLREERTPQNLETGLFFDQEWASLNKVMPVASGGIHAGQMHQLIHYLGEDVVLQFGGGTIGHPDGIQAGATANRVALEAMILARNEGRDYLREGPQILEDAAKWCSPLKAALETWKDVTFNYESTDTADFVPTATPSF, from the coding sequence ATGCCCACGATCGGGACCCTTGCGGAAGGCAAGGAACGCTACAAGTCCGGCGTCATACCTTACAAGAAAATGGGCTATTGGGAGCCCCACTACCAACCCAAGGACACCGATCTGATCGCCTTGTTCCGGATTACGCCGCAGCCTGGCGTCGATCACGAGGAGGCGGCGGCCGCGATCGCCGGCGAAAGCTCCACGGCCACGTGGACGGTTGTTTGGACCGACAGGCTGACCGCGTGCGAACTTTACCGCGCCAAGGCGTTCAAATCCGAACCGGTGCCGAATACCGGCCCTGGAACCAAGACCGAGCAACAGTACTTCGCGACCATCGCCTATGACCTCGACCTGTTCGAGCCGGGTTCGATTGCGAACCTGACCGCCTCGATCATCGGCAACGTCTTCGGCTTCAAGGCGGTCAAGGCCTTGCGCCTGGAAGACATGCGCATTCCCGTCGCCTATCTGAAGACGTTCCAAGGCCCGGCGACCGGCATCGTGGTCGAGCGCGAGCGGCTCGACAAGTTCGGCCGGCCGCTGCTCGGCGCTACGACGAAGCCGAAGCTCGGCCTATCCGGCCGCAATTACGGCCGCGTCGTCTACGAGGCGCTGAAGGGCGGGCTCGACTTCGTCAAGGACGACGAGAACATCAACTCGCAGCCCTTCATGCATTGGCGCGACCGCTTCCTCTACTGCATGGAGGCGGTGAACAAGGCATCGGCCGCCACCGGCGAGGTCAAGGGCCACTATCTCAACGTCACCGCCGGCACGATGGAGGAAATGTACGAGCGCGCCGAATTTGCGAAGTCGCTCGGCTCGGCCATCATCATGATCGACCTCGTCATCGGCTATACCGCCATCCAGTCGATGGCGAAGTGGGCACGCAGGAACGACATGATCCTGCACCTGCACCGCGCCGGCAACTCGACCTATTCGCGCCAGAAGAACCACGGCATGAACTTCCGCGTCATCTGCAAGTGGATGCGCATGGCTGGCGTCGACCATATCCATGCCGGCACCGTCGTCGGCAAGCTCGAGGGCGACCCGCTGATGATCAAGGGCTTCTACGATACGCTGCGCGAGGAACGCACGCCGCAGAATCTCGAGACCGGGCTGTTCTTCGACCAGGAATGGGCCTCGCTCAACAAGGTGATGCCGGTGGCCTCCGGCGGCATCCATGCGGGGCAGATGCACCAGCTCATCCACTACCTCGGCGAGGACGTGGTGCTGCAGTTCGGTGGCGGCACCATCGGCCATCCGGACGGCATCCAGGCCGGCGCGACGGCCAACCGCGTGGCGCTGGAAGCGATGATCCTCGCCCGCAACGAAGGTCGCGATTATCTGCGCGAGGGACCGCAAATCCTCGAGGACGCAGCAAAATGGTGCTCGCCACTGAAAGCCGCACTGGAGACCTGGAAGGACGTGACCTTCAATTACGAATCGACCGACACCGCCGATTTCGTGCCGACCGCGACCCCGAGCTTCTAA
- the fba gene encoding class II fructose-bisphosphate aldolase (catalyzes the reversible aldol condensation of dihydroxyacetonephosphate and glyceraldehyde 3-phosphate in the Calvin cycle, glycolysis, and/or gluconeogenesis), with protein sequence MARITLRQLLDHAAEHGYGVPAFNINNMEQGLAIMEAAKACDAPVIIQVSRGARAYANDIMLAKMMDALTEIYPDIPLCIHQDHGNSEATCLTAIRYGFTSVMMDGSLEADAKTPASYEYNVAITERVARMAHWVGASVEGELGVLGSLESGQGEAEDGHGAEGVLRQDQLLTDADQAVDFVLRTRVDALTIACGTSHGAYKFTRRPDGDILAMHVIEAIHEKLPNTHLVMHGSSSVPQELQDVINKFGGEMPQTYGVPVEEVVRGIRHGVRKVNIDTDCRMAMAGQFRRIATEHPAEFDPRKFLKPAMDAMRDMCRDRFERFATAGNASRIKVIPMDEMARRYAGGKLGPQTATAKAA encoded by the coding sequence ATGGCGCGCATCACCCTTCGCCAGCTTCTCGACCACGCCGCCGAGCACGGTTACGGCGTGCCGGCCTTCAACATCAACAACATGGAACAGGGCCTCGCCATCATGGAGGCGGCGAAGGCCTGTGACGCGCCCGTCATCATCCAGGTCTCGCGCGGCGCCCGCGCCTACGCCAACGACATTATGCTTGCCAAAATGATGGACGCGCTGACGGAGATCTATCCAGACATCCCGCTCTGCATTCATCAGGATCATGGCAATAGCGAAGCGACCTGCCTGACGGCGATCCGCTACGGCTTCACCTCGGTGATGATGGACGGCTCGCTGGAGGCCGATGCCAAGACGCCTGCCAGCTATGAATACAACGTCGCGATCACCGAGCGCGTGGCGCGCATGGCCCATTGGGTCGGCGCTTCGGTCGAAGGCGAACTCGGCGTTCTGGGCTCGCTGGAGAGCGGCCAAGGCGAGGCTGAAGACGGCCATGGCGCCGAAGGCGTGCTACGCCAAGACCAGTTGCTGACCGATGCGGACCAGGCCGTGGACTTCGTGCTGCGAACCAGGGTCGATGCGCTGACGATCGCCTGCGGCACATCGCACGGCGCCTACAAGTTCACGCGCCGGCCCGACGGCGACATCCTCGCCATGCACGTCATCGAGGCGATCCACGAGAAGCTACCGAACACGCACCTTGTCATGCATGGCTCGTCCTCGGTGCCGCAGGAATTGCAGGACGTCATCAACAAGTTCGGCGGCGAGATGCCCCAGACCTATGGCGTCCCGGTCGAGGAGGTCGTGCGCGGCATCCGCCACGGCGTGCGCAAGGTCAACATCGACACAGATTGCCGCATGGCGATGGCCGGTCAGTTCCGCCGCATCGCCACGGAGCACCCCGCCGAGTTCGACCCGCGCAAATTCCTGAAGCCGGCGATGGACGCCATGCGCGACATGTGCCGCGACCGTTTCGAGCGTTTCGCCACCGCGGGCAACGCCTCCCGGATCAAGGTGATCCCGATGGACGAGATGGCGAGACGCTACGCGGGCGGAAAGCTCGGCCCGCAGACCGCAACCGCAAAAGCCGCCTGA
- the tkt gene encoding transketolase — MNQVAVREVPLPAVSERDMANAVRALAMDAVQKANSGHPGMPMGMADVATVLFGRFIKIDPSRPDWPDRDRFVLSAGHGSMLQYALHYLLGYEDMPIEELQRFRQLGSRTAGHPEHGHTLGIETTTGPLGQGIATAVGMALAERMLAARFGTELVDHYTYVIAGDGCLQEGISHEAIDLAGHLRLSRLIVFWDNNSISIDGPTLLSTSMDQPARFAAAGWHVIEVDGHDMEAVASAIEAAQRSDRPSLIACKTVIGKGAPNLGGSEKTHGAPLGDAEIAATRENIDWPHAPFEVPKEIVSAWREAAGRGHAARRIWEQQLSVSPLRDAFTKAIAGELPPSLFEALDTFRKEHVGKATKVATRKASEMVLDVINAATDLTVGGSADLTHSNLTITKGMNRIAPGDYAGSYIHYGIREHGMAAAMNGLALHGGFIPYGGTFLCFTDYARGAIRLSALMRQRVIYVMTHDSIGLGEDGPTHQPIEHLAMLRATPNLNVFRPADIIETAECWELALKSADRPSVLVLSRQNLPMLRPAHTSENRAAHGAYVLREANGARTATLIATGSEVEIAVAASDILREQYGVETAVVSMPCWELFEEQDNSYRREVLGTAPRVAVEAAARLGWDRWIGERGAFVGMTGFGASAPAADLYRHFDITPEVVAANVVKLTHQTANQEA, encoded by the coding sequence ATGAACCAAGTGGCCGTCAGAGAAGTCCCCCTTCCCGCCGTGTCGGAGCGCGACATGGCAAATGCCGTCCGCGCGCTGGCGATGGACGCCGTGCAGAAGGCAAATTCGGGCCATCCCGGCATGCCCATGGGCATGGCCGACGTCGCGACCGTGCTGTTCGGCCGCTTCATCAAGATCGACCCGTCGCGGCCGGACTGGCCCGACCGCGACCGCTTCGTTCTGTCCGCCGGCCACGGCTCGATGTTGCAATATGCGCTGCACTATCTGCTCGGCTACGAGGACATGCCGATCGAAGAGTTGCAGCGCTTCCGCCAGCTCGGCAGCCGCACCGCCGGCCACCCCGAGCACGGCCATACGCTTGGCATCGAGACGACGACGGGTCCGCTCGGCCAGGGCATCGCCACCGCCGTCGGCATGGCGCTCGCCGAGCGCATGCTCGCTGCCCGCTTCGGCACAGAACTCGTCGACCACTACACCTATGTGATCGCCGGCGACGGCTGCCTGCAGGAAGGCATCAGCCACGAGGCGATCGATCTGGCCGGGCATCTCAGGCTCAGCCGCCTGATCGTGTTCTGGGACAACAATTCGATTTCCATCGACGGTCCGACCCTCCTCTCGACCTCGATGGACCAGCCGGCGCGCTTTGCCGCTGCCGGCTGGCATGTCATCGAAGTCGACGGCCACGACATGGAGGCCGTTGCTTCGGCCATCGAAGCCGCGCAGCGATCCGACAGGCCATCGCTGATCGCCTGCAAGACCGTGATCGGCAAGGGCGCGCCCAATCTCGGCGGGTCGGAAAAAACGCATGGCGCGCCGCTCGGCGATGCCGAGATTGCCGCGACCCGCGAAAACATCGACTGGCCGCATGCGCCTTTCGAGGTGCCGAAAGAGATCGTCTCGGCATGGCGCGAGGCAGCCGGGCGCGGCCACGCCGCAAGGCGCATCTGGGAACAGCAACTTTCCGTCTCGCCGCTACGCGATGCCTTTACGAAGGCTATCGCAGGCGAACTGCCCCCCTCCCTCTTCGAGGCGCTCGACACTTTCCGCAAGGAGCATGTCGGGAAGGCCACCAAGGTCGCGACGCGCAAGGCTTCCGAGATGGTGCTCGACGTGATCAACGCCGCGACCGACTTGACCGTCGGCGGCTCGGCCGACCTCACCCACTCGAACCTGACCATCACCAAGGGCATGAATCGCATCGCGCCCGGCGACTATGCCGGCAGCTACATCCATTACGGCATCCGCGAGCATGGCATGGCGGCGGCAATGAACGGGCTCGCGCTGCATGGCGGCTTCATCCCCTATGGCGGCACGTTTCTGTGCTTCACCGATTATGCGCGCGGCGCGATCAGGCTCTCCGCCCTCATGCGCCAGCGGGTCATCTATGTGATGACGCACGATTCCATCGGGCTGGGCGAAGACGGGCCGACCCACCAGCCGATCGAGCATCTGGCGATGCTGCGAGCGACGCCGAACCTTAACGTCTTCCGCCCGGCCGACATCATCGAGACGGCGGAATGCTGGGAGCTGGCGCTGAAGAGCGCGGACCGTCCGAGCGTGCTGGTCCTGTCCAGGCAAAATCTGCCTATGCTGCGGCCGGCGCACACGTCGGAGAACCGCGCGGCGCACGGCGCCTATGTGCTGCGTGAAGCGAACGGCGCCCGCACCGCAACCTTGATCGCCACCGGCTCCGAGGTCGAGATCGCCGTTGCCGCGTCCGACATCCTTCGCGAGCAATACGGAGTTGAAACGGCGGTCGTCTCGATGCCCTGCTGGGAGTTGTTCGAGGAGCAGGACAACAGCTACCGCCGCGAAGTCCTGGGTACCGCCCCGCGCGTCGCCGTGGAAGCTGCGGCTCGCCTCGGCTGGGATCGTTGGATCGGCGAGAGGGGAGCCTTCGTCGGCATGACCGGCTTTGGCGCGAGCGCGCCGGCTGCGGATCTCTATCGGCACTTCGACATCACGCCTGAAGTCGTGGCGGCCAACGTCGTCAAGCTCACCCATCAAACCGCAAACCAGGAGGCCTGA
- a CDS encoding phosphoribulokinase has product MSARHPIISITGSSGAGTTSVKRIFEQIFRREKIEAAFIEGDAFHRYDRQAMKDKVAAEEKLGNPYFTHFNAEANELEILEEVFEEYGRKGTGRTRTYVHDEEEAKQLGSPPGTFTDWREFPESRLLFYEGLHGCVVTDKVDLAKHADLKIGVVPVINLEWIQKIHRDRATRGYSTEDVMDVILRRMPDYTRFIVPQFSQTNINFQRVPIVDTSNPFIARWIPTPDESMLVIRFANPRGIDFAYLLSMIHNSFMSRANSIVVPGNKLDLAMQLILTPLILQLIERKNRVS; this is encoded by the coding sequence ATGTCCGCCAGGCATCCCATCATCTCGATCACCGGCTCCTCCGGCGCGGGGACGACATCGGTCAAGAGGATCTTCGAGCAGATCTTTCGCCGTGAGAAGATCGAGGCGGCCTTCATCGAAGGCGACGCCTTCCACCGCTACGACCGCCAGGCGATGAAGGACAAGGTCGCCGCGGAGGAGAAGCTCGGCAATCCCTACTTCACGCATTTCAACGCCGAGGCCAACGAGCTCGAAATCCTCGAGGAGGTGTTCGAGGAATATGGCCGCAAGGGAACCGGCCGCACCCGTACCTATGTCCACGACGAGGAGGAGGCGAAGCAGCTCGGTTCCCCGCCCGGCACCTTCACCGATTGGCGCGAATTCCCCGAAAGCCGGTTGCTCTTCTACGAGGGACTGCACGGCTGCGTCGTCACCGACAAGGTCGATCTCGCCAAGCATGCCGACCTGAAGATCGGCGTTGTGCCGGTCATCAACCTGGAATGGATCCAAAAGATCCATCGCGACCGGGCAACCCGCGGCTATTCGACCGAAGACGTGATGGACGTGATCCTGCGGCGGATGCCGGACTATACCCGATTCATCGTCCCGCAATTCTCGCAGACCAACATCAACTTCCAGCGCGTGCCGATCGTCGACACGTCGAACCCGTTCATCGCGCGCTGGATCCCGACACCGGACGAGTCGATGCTGGTCATCCGCTTCGCCAATCCGCGCGGCATCGACTTCGCCTACCTGCTGTCGATGATTCACAACAGCTTCATGTCGCGGGCGAATTCCATCGTCGTGCCGGGCAACAAGCTCGACCTCGCCATGCAGTTGATCCTTACGCCGCTGATCCTGCAGCTGATCGAACGCAAGAACCGTGTCTCGTGA
- a CDS encoding class 1 fructose-bisphosphatase codes for MTAPTLDAFLNSYVRNEDESRSAVAATVRKLAEAAVKVRHTISHGALGAAFAGTRGGNAGGDVQKDLDVFADDIFLDAMRHAPVALYASEELEQPVLLDGSAPLAVAIDPLDGSSNIDANLSIGTIFSLLPALPATGAPDGNPAAAFLQAGVNQLGAGFFVYGPQLALVLSLGSGTHVFVFSARLGTFIQAYESRIIPPRAQEFAVNASNYRHWDEAVRLYVDDCLQGSEGPRGKNFNMRWIACLVADCYRILIRGGVYLYPGDRRRGYHQGRLRLVYEANPIAFLIEQAGGVATDTVDRILEIEPEHLHQRIPLVFGSAREVERIARYHVEPSTIGERAPLFGNRGLFRA; via the coding sequence ATGACCGCGCCGACGCTTGACGCCTTTCTGAACTCCTATGTCCGCAATGAGGACGAGAGCCGGTCCGCCGTCGCAGCGACGGTCCGCAAGCTTGCCGAAGCCGCGGTCAAGGTCCGCCACACGATCAGCCACGGAGCGCTCGGCGCCGCCTTCGCGGGAACGCGTGGCGGCAATGCCGGCGGCGATGTCCAGAAGGATCTGGATGTCTTCGCGGACGACATCTTCCTCGACGCCATGCGGCATGCGCCGGTCGCGCTCTATGCCTCCGAAGAGCTGGAGCAGCCTGTCCTACTCGACGGCAGCGCACCTCTGGCCGTCGCGATAGATCCGCTCGACGGCTCCTCCAACATCGACGCCAACCTGTCGATCGGGACGATTTTTTCGCTCCTCCCTGCTCTCCCAGCGACTGGCGCGCCGGATGGAAATCCGGCCGCCGCTTTTTTGCAGGCTGGCGTGAACCAGCTCGGCGCGGGCTTCTTCGTCTACGGGCCACAACTGGCGCTGGTGCTGTCGCTGGGCAGCGGCACGCATGTCTTCGTGTTCTCGGCAAGGCTCGGCACATTCATCCAGGCCTATGAGAGCCGGATCATCCCGCCGCGCGCGCAGGAATTCGCGGTCAACGCCTCCAACTACCGGCATTGGGACGAGGCGGTCCGGCTGTATGTCGACGACTGCCTGCAGGGCTCCGAGGGCCCGCGCGGGAAGAATTTCAACATGCGCTGGATCGCCTGTCTCGTTGCCGACTGCTATCGCATACTCATCCGCGGCGGCGTGTATCTGTATCCCGGCGACCGGCGTCGCGGTTACCATCAGGGACGGCTGCGCCTGGTCTACGAGGCGAACCCGATCGCCTTCCTGATAGAGCAGGCCGGCGGAGTGGCCACAGACACCGTCGACCGCATCCTCGAGATCGAGCCCGAGCATCTGCACCAGCGCATACCGCTGGTCTTCGGCTCGGCGCGCGAGGTCGAGCGCATCGCCCGATACCACGTCGAGCCGAGCACCATCGGCGAACGCGCGCCGCTGTTCGGCAACCGCGGCCTCTTCCGCGCCTGA